The following are encoded in a window of Flavobacterium sp. WC2421 genomic DNA:
- a CDS encoding type IX secretion system membrane protein PorP/SprF, with product MKRKIILSVLLFAGIVSYAQQDSQFTQYMYNTVNVNPAYAGSRGVMSIFALHRTQWVGLDGAPTTNAVSINTPLNSSKLGLGVSVINDKIGPIHENTISADLSYTVPTSETFKLSFGVKATANLFDLDVSKLNPVDDDPSLHDYNNKFSPNIGVGLYLHSSKAYVGFSVPNFIESNRYDSNEVAIFKEKINYYLIAGYVFDLNSNIKFKPALLTKMVKGAPLQVDVSGNFMFNDKFMVGLAYRWSAAISAMVGMQISDGLYIGYGYDLDNTKLDNYNSGSHEIFLRYELFKNNDKITTPRFF from the coding sequence ATGAAGAGAAAAATCATATTATCAGTTTTACTATTTGCGGGAATTGTAAGTTATGCGCAACAAGATTCCCAGTTCACACAGTACATGTATAACACAGTCAATGTCAATCCTGCTTATGCTGGGTCAAGAGGAGTTATGAGTATATTTGCTTTACATCGTACACAATGGGTAGGATTAGATGGCGCACCTACTACAAATGCTGTCTCAATAAACACTCCTTTAAATTCCAGCAAATTAGGTTTAGGGGTGTCAGTAATAAATGATAAAATTGGTCCAATTCATGAAAACACTATTTCTGCAGATTTATCATATACAGTTCCAACATCTGAAACTTTTAAGTTGTCCTTTGGAGTTAAAGCAACTGCTAATTTATTTGATTTAGATGTGTCAAAATTAAATCCTGTTGATGATGACCCAAGTTTACATGATTATAATAATAAATTTTCACCAAATATAGGTGTAGGTCTATACCTTCATTCCAGTAAAGCTTATGTAGGTTTTTCGGTTCCAAATTTTATAGAATCTAATCGTTACGATAGTAATGAAGTTGCCATTTTTAAAGAAAAAATAAACTATTATTTAATTGCTGGTTATGTATTTGATCTTAATAGCAACATTAAATTTAAACCTGCCTTACTTACTAAAATGGTAAAGGGTGCCCCTCTTCAAGTTGATGTTTCTGGAAACTTTATGTTTAATGATAAGTTTATGGTTGGATTAGCATATAGATGGAGTGCTGCTATAAGTGCAATGGTTGGAATGCAAATATCTGATGGATTATATATTGGCTATGGTTATGACCTTGACAACACTAAATTGGATAATTATAATTCCGGCTCTCATGAAATATTCTTGCGATATGAATTATTTAAAAATAATGACAAAATTACGACTCCAAGATTCTTTTAA
- a CDS encoding gliding motility-associated C-terminal domain-containing protein, translated as MKTNFTLSTKLFIIILLSLFASITNIYAQDTFDGDYCPAPNTPGDEYATGIFFSQQLSVNASSTCQIGTIHAKVNTITQVLRLGMNIGNGGAALFRMYLDTDNNPITGLTSDTFGGALSVAGAEYIIEINSNASTFNLYSGNGSTLTPLLVNNGLAAKNGSAVGCSAGGGEFLEFNIPFGSIGINICDPLNPGFIKITKLASVSGNSPSSSRCINTALTFGIPLKGSVEPSSTVCSGINSSLLNVTGITGSSTITKWQSSVSPFTTWTDIANTSLTYTATNLTATTKFRALFSNTGLCAGNDITTSEATITVNPSPNAPTASNQTVCSNGSPTQTLTATATGGTITWYDAATAGNVVATPTQVGVGTKTYYAQASNGTCPSLTRTPVVLTINTIPSAPSASNQTVCTNGSPTQTLTATATGGTITWYDAATGGNVVASPTQVGVGSKTYYAEASNGTCSSLTRTIVILTINPAQNAPSASNQTVCTNGSPTQTLTATATGGTITWYDAATTGNVVASPTQVGVGTKTYYAEASDGTCSSLTRTAVVLTINVAPNSPAASNQTVCTNGSPSQTLTATATGGTITWYDAATAGNVVASPTQVGVGTKTYYAESSNGTCSSLTRTAVILTINPAPNAPIASNQTVCTNGSPTQTLTATATGGTITWYDAATAGNIITTPTQVGVGTKTYYAEASNGICSSLTRTLVILTINPAPSAPVASNQTVCTNGSPTQTLTATATGGTITWYDAATAGNIVSSPTQIGVGTTTYYAESSNGTCSSLTRTAVILTINPAPSTPIASNQTVCTNGSPTQTLTATATGGTITWYDAATAGNSITTPTQVGVGTKTYYAEASNGTCSSLTRTQVILTINPAPNAPVASNQTVCTNGSPTQTLTATATGGTITWYDAATAGNIVPSPTQIGVGTKTYYAEASNGTCSSLTRTAVILTINPAPNAPEASNQTVCTNGSPTQTLTATATGGTITWYDAATAGNIMASPTQVGVGTSTYYAQASNGTCSSLTRTTVILTINSAPNAPISSNQTVCTNGSPTQTLTATATGGIITWYDAATAGNIVASPTQIGIGTKTYYAQASNGTCSSLTRTPVILTINPAPNAPVTSNQTVCTNGSLTQTLTATATGGTVTWYDAATAGNVVPSPTQVGIGTTTYYAEASNGTCSSLTRTPVVLTINPAPNAPVASNQTVCTNGSLTQTLTATASGGTITWYDAVTAGNVVPSPIQVGIGTSTYYAEASNGTCSSLTRTAVILTINDGSIPPSATNQTICTNGSPTQTLTATASGGIITWYDAATAGNVVNSPTQVGVGTSTYYAQASNGTCSSLTRTAVVLTINPAPNAPVARNQTVCTNGLQTQTLTATATGGTITWYDAATAGNVVTTPIQMGVGTKTYYAEASNGTCSSLTRTPVILTINPAPTAPVASNQTVCTDGSPSQTLTATATGGTITWYDAATAGNEVTTPTQVGIGTITYYAEASNGTCSSLTRTPVVLKINAAPSAPIASNQTICTNGSTTQTLTATATGGTITWYDAATAGNVVTTPTQVGIGTITYYAEASNGTCSSLTRTPVVLTINAAPNAPAANNQTVCSDGSQTQTLTATATGGTITWYDAAIAGNVVTTPTQIGLGTVTYYAEASNGTCSSLTRTAVVLTINSCSIALVKTNDITVGPNGCADLKVGDVVTYTFTVTNLGNSSLHDVVVIDSHIGLSTITLQSGDSNNNSILEVSENWIYEATYTVTQIDIDNGSITNQATVNATASDSTLVSDPSGNSTTNDEPNVIPICTTAKIALVKTNDIEVGPNGCADLKVGDVVTYTFSVVNLGNVSLHDIVVLDNHAGLSTIALQSGDSNNNSILEVTENWIYKATYTVTQTDIDTGSITNQAFVNGTTPKETEVTDQSGNSTTNDEPNVIPICTTAKIVIVKSNNIEVGPNGCADLKVGDVVTYTFTVTNLGNVSLHDVAVLDPHIDLSTIVLQSGDSNSNSILEVNENWIYTATYTVDQSDIDTGSITNQASVNGTAPNATVVMDQSGDSTTNDEPNVIPICTTAKIAIVKSNDVEVGPNGCATLKVGDVVTYTFSVTNFGNVSLHDIGVIDLHSGISAIVLQSGDSNNNNILEVTENWIYKATYTVTQTDIDTGSITNQASVNGTAPNATIITDQSGDLATNDEPNVIPICSTNSIALVKTAVIGGAGAVGDVITYTFAVTNTGNATITNIIITDITEPLIGLTFTNSIISALAPGVTNSTITGTYIITQTDINLGHVTNSALAVGQDPKGNDVRDISGTTIENDTPTITTLIQNPSLTVIKTSNTEFYSSVGDIINYTIQVKNTGNVTLHQITVTDPLTSLDTIIELLGPGETQEFNQNYTVTQNDRETGSVTNVANATGFTPNESSISASDTVVVEAAIVLGCGSITVHNAFSPNGDGINELFIIDNIDDTLCYPDNTVEIYNRWGILVFETRNYDNVNRVFKGFSEGRTTISQSSGLPTGTYYYILSYSSIDGNGGVQVNKKDGYLYLTR; from the coding sequence ATGAAAACTAACTTTACACTTTCGACAAAATTATTTATCATTATTTTATTAAGTTTATTTGCATCAATTACAAATATTTATGCTCAAGACACATTTGATGGTGACTATTGCCCAGCTCCTAACACTCCTGGAGATGAGTATGCAACTGGAATCTTTTTTAGCCAACAATTATCGGTTAATGCATCCTCAACTTGTCAAATTGGAACTATTCACGCAAAAGTTAATACTATAACTCAAGTATTAAGATTAGGAATGAATATTGGTAATGGTGGAGCTGCACTTTTTCGAATGTATTTAGATACAGATAACAATCCTATTACAGGGTTAACATCAGACACTTTTGGTGGAGCATTATCTGTAGCTGGTGCCGAGTATATTATTGAAATAAATTCCAATGCTTCTACATTTAATTTATATTCTGGCAATGGAAGTACATTAACTCCCCTTTTAGTTAATAATGGCCTTGCTGCTAAAAATGGGAGTGCAGTGGGTTGTAGTGCTGGTGGTGGTGAATTTTTAGAATTTAATATTCCATTTGGAAGTATTGGTATTAATATCTGTGATCCATTAAATCCCGGTTTTATTAAAATTACTAAATTAGCTTCTGTTAGCGGGAACTCTCCTTCTTCAAGTAGATGTATTAACACTGCTCTTACATTTGGTATACCATTGAAAGGTTCCGTTGAACCAAGTTCAACTGTTTGTTCAGGAATAAATAGTAGTCTTTTAAATGTTACAGGGATTACTGGTAGTTCTACTATTACTAAATGGCAATCATCAGTTAGTCCTTTTACTACTTGGACTGACATAGCAAATACATCATTAACCTATACTGCAACTAATTTAACTGCAACAACAAAATTTAGAGCACTTTTTTCTAATACAGGCTTATGTGCTGGAAATGATATCACTACAAGTGAAGCTACAATAACGGTTAATCCTTCTCCTAACGCACCAACCGCAAGCAATCAAACTGTTTGTTCCAATGGATCACCGACTCAAACTTTAACCGCAACAGCAACTGGAGGGACCATCACTTGGTATGATGCGGCAACTGCTGGAAATGTCGTAGCAACGCCTACTCAGGTAGGTGTAGGAACTAAAACCTATTATGCACAAGCTTCTAACGGAACTTGTCCTAGTTTAACCCGCACTCCAGTTGTATTAACTATAAATACTATACCAAGTGCACCATCTGCAAGTAATCAAACGGTATGTACAAATGGATCACCAACTCAAACATTAACCGCTACTGCAACGGGTGGAACTATCACCTGGTATGATGCTGCTACTGGTGGTAATGTAGTCGCCTCTCCTACTCAAGTAGGTGTGGGATCTAAAACCTATTATGCAGAAGCTTCTAATGGAACATGTTCTAGTTTGACTCGTACTATTGTTATTTTAACTATTAATCCTGCACAAAATGCACCATCCGCAAGTAACCAGACTGTATGTACCAATGGATCTCCTACACAAACTTTAACTGCTACAGCAACTGGGGGAACTATTACTTGGTACGATGCTGCTACTACTGGAAATGTGGTCGCCTCTCCTACTCAAGTGGGTGTGGGAACTAAAACCTATTATGCAGAAGCTTCAGACGGAACTTGTTCTAGTTTGACTCGCACTGCTGTTGTTTTAACTATTAATGTAGCACCTAACTCGCCAGCTGCAAGCAATCAAACTGTATGTACCAATGGATCTCCATCTCAAACTTTAACTGCTACAGCAACTGGTGGAACTATTACCTGGTATGATGCAGCTACTGCCGGAAATGTAGTTGCCTCTCCTACTCAAGTAGGTGTGGGAACTAAAACCTATTACGCAGAATCTTCTAATGGGACTTGTTCCAGTTTGACTCGTACTGCTGTTATTTTAACTATTAATCCTGCACCAAATGCACCAATTGCAAGCAATCAAACCGTTTGTACCAATGGATCTCCTACACAAACTTTAACTGCTACAGCAACTGGTGGAACTATTACTTGGTACGATGCAGCTACCGCTGGTAATATTATAACTACTCCAACACAAGTGGGTGTAGGAACTAAAACCTATTACGCCGAAGCTTCAAACGGAATTTGTTCTAGTCTAACTCGAACTCTGGTCATATTAACTATTAATCCCGCACCAAGTGCACCAGTTGCAAGCAACCAAACCGTTTGTACCAATGGATCACCAACACAAACTTTAACTGCTACAGCTACAGGTGGAACTATCACTTGGTATGATGCAGCTACTGCTGGAAATATAGTGTCCTCTCCTACTCAAATAGGTGTAGGTACTACAACCTATTACGCAGAATCTTCTAATGGGACTTGTTCCAGTTTGACTCGTACTGCTGTTATTTTGACTATTAATCCTGCACCTAGTACTCCAATTGCAAGTAATCAAACCGTTTGTACCAATGGATCTCCAACTCAAACATTAACTGCCACAGCTACAGGTGGAACTATAACTTGGTATGATGCAGCAACTGCTGGAAATAGTATAACTACTCCAACTCAAGTAGGTGTAGGAACGAAAACTTATTATGCCGAAGCTTCTAACGGAACTTGTTCTAGCCTAACTCGTACTCAGGTCATATTAACTATTAATCCTGCACCAAATGCACCAGTTGCAAGCAACCAAACTGTTTGTACAAATGGATCTCCAACTCAAACTTTGACTGCTACAGCAACTGGTGGAACTATAACTTGGTATGATGCAGCTACAGCTGGAAATATAGTACCCTCACCTACTCAAATAGGTGTAGGAACAAAAACTTATTACGCCGAAGCTTCAAATGGTACCTGCTCCAGTTTGACTCGTACTGCGGTTATATTAACTATTAATCCTGCACCAAATGCACCAGAAGCGAGCAATCAAACCGTTTGTACCAATGGATCTCCCACTCAAACTTTAACTGCTACAGCAACTGGAGGAACTATTACTTGGTATGATGCAGCGACTGCTGGAAATATAATGGCCTCTCCTACTCAGGTTGGTGTAGGTACAAGTACATATTATGCACAGGCTTCAAACGGTACTTGTTCTAGTTTGACTCGTACTACCGTTATTTTAACTATTAATTCTGCACCAAATGCACCTATTTCCAGCAACCAAACCGTTTGTACCAATGGATCACCAACTCAAACTTTAACCGCTACAGCAACTGGGGGAATTATCACTTGGTATGATGCGGCAACAGCTGGAAATATTGTAGCCTCTCCTACTCAAATAGGTATAGGAACTAAAACCTATTACGCGCAAGCGTCAAATGGTACTTGTTCTAGTTTGACTCGTACCCCTGTTATATTAACTATTAATCCTGCGCCAAATGCGCCAGTTACAAGTAACCAAACTGTTTGTACCAATGGATCTCTAACACAAACTTTAACTGCTACAGCAACTGGTGGAACTGTAACTTGGTATGATGCAGCTACTGCTGGAAATGTAGTACCTTCTCCTACTCAAGTGGGTATAGGAACTACAACCTATTACGCCGAAGCTTCAAATGGAACTTGTTCTAGCCTAACTCGTACTCCCGTTGTATTAACAATCAACCCTGCGCCAAATGCCCCAGTTGCAAGTAACCAAACTGTTTGTACCAATGGATCTCTAACACAAACTTTAACTGCTACAGCATCTGGAGGAACTATTACTTGGTATGATGCAGTTACTGCTGGAAATGTAGTACCTTCTCCTATTCAAGTGGGTATAGGTACAAGTACATATTATGCCGAAGCTTCAAATGGTACTTGTTCTAGTTTGACTCGTACTGCTGTTATTTTAACAATTAATGATGGGTCAATTCCACCATCCGCAACTAATCAAACTATTTGTACTAATGGCTCTCCAACTCAGACATTAACAGCTACAGCATCTGGAGGAATTATAACTTGGTATGACGCAGCCACTGCTGGTAATGTTGTTAACTCTCCTACTCAGGTCGGTGTAGGTACAAGTACATATTATGCACAGGCTTCAAACGGTACGTGTTCTAGTTTAACTCGCACTGCAGTTGTATTAACTATTAATCCTGCACCAAATGCACCAGTTGCAAGAAATCAAACCGTTTGTACCAATGGCTTACAAACTCAAACTTTGACAGCTACAGCCACTGGAGGAACTATAACTTGGTATGATGCTGCTACTGCTGGAAATGTTGTAACCACTCCTATCCAAATGGGTGTAGGAACTAAAACCTATTATGCCGAAGCATCAAATGGTACCTGTTCAAGTTTAACTCGTACCCCTGTTATATTAACTATTAATCCTGCACCAACCGCTCCGGTTGCAAGTAATCAAACCGTTTGTACTGATGGATCTCCATCTCAAACTTTAACCGCTACGGCAACTGGTGGAACTATTACTTGGTATGATGCAGCAACCGCTGGAAATGAGGTAACAACTCCTACCCAAGTAGGTATAGGAACAATAACTTATTATGCAGAAGCTTCAAATGGAACTTGTTCCAGTTTGACTCGTACTCCCGTTGTATTAAAAATTAATGCTGCGCCTAGTGCTCCTATTGCAAGTAATCAAACGATTTGTACCAATGGTTCAACAACTCAAACTTTGACAGCTACGGCAACTGGTGGAACTATTACTTGGTATGATGCAGCAACCGCTGGAAATGTGGTAACAACTCCTACCCAAGTAGGTATAGGAACAATAACTTATTATGCAGAAGCTTCTAACGGAACTTGCTCAAGTTTGACTCGTACTCCCGTTGTATTAACAATTAATGCTGCACCTAATGCACCAGCTGCAAACAATCAAACAGTTTGTAGCGATGGTTCACAAACTCAAACTTTAACTGCTACAGCTACTGGAGGTACCATTACTTGGTACGATGCAGCCATTGCAGGAAATGTGGTGACAACTCCTACTCAAATAGGTTTAGGAACAGTAACTTATTATGCAGAAGCTTCTAACGGAACTTGTTCTAGCTTGACTCGTACTGCCGTTGTATTGACTATAAACTCTTGTTCAATCGCTTTAGTGAAAACAAATGATATTACAGTTGGTCCTAATGGATGCGCTGATTTAAAAGTTGGTGATGTTGTAACTTATACTTTTACCGTCACTAATCTTGGTAATTCAAGTTTACATGATGTAGTTGTTATTGACTCTCATATAGGTTTATCAACTATTACACTACAAAGTGGTGATAGTAATAATAATAGTATATTAGAAGTTAGTGAGAATTGGATTTATGAAGCAACATATACCGTAACGCAGATTGATATTGATAATGGCAGTATTACTAATCAAGCTACAGTTAATGCAACTGCATCTGATTCTACATTGGTATCTGATCCATCCGGGAATTCAACAACTAATGATGAGCCAAATGTCATTCCTATTTGTACAACAGCTAAAATTGCCTTAGTAAAAACAAATGATATTGAAGTTGGCCCTAATGGATGTGCTGATTTAAAAGTTGGTGATGTGGTAACTTATACTTTTAGCGTAGTTAATCTTGGTAATGTAAGTTTACATGACATAGTAGTTCTTGACAATCATGCCGGTTTATCAACAATTGCGCTACAAAGTGGTGATAGTAATAATAACAGTATTTTAGAAGTTACAGAAAATTGGATTTATAAAGCAACCTATACCGTTACTCAAACCGATATCGATACTGGTAGTATTACTAATCAAGCTTTTGTTAATGGTACTACACCTAAAGAAACAGAAGTAACTGACCAATCTGGGAATTCAACAACTAATGATGAACCAAATGTCATTCCTATTTGCACAACTGCTAAAATTGTCATTGTAAAATCCAACAATATTGAAGTTGGACCTAATGGATGTGCCGATTTAAAAGTTGGTGATGTTGTAACTTATACTTTTACCGTGACTAATCTTGGTAATGTAAGTTTACATGATGTGGCTGTTCTTGACCCTCATATTGATCTATCAACAATTGTATTGCAAAGTGGTGATAGCAATAGTAACAGTATTTTAGAAGTTAATGAAAATTGGATTTATACAGCTACCTATACTGTTGATCAAAGCGATATCGATACTGGTAGTATAACTAATCAAGCTTCCGTTAATGGTACTGCACCTAATGCCACAGTAGTAATGGACCAATCTGGTGATTCTACTACTAATGATGAACCAAATGTAATTCCTATTTGTACTACAGCTAAAATTGCAATAGTAAAAAGTAATGATGTTGAAGTGGGACCAAATGGATGTGCTACTCTAAAAGTTGGTGATGTGGTTACTTATACCTTTAGCGTGACAAATTTTGGTAATGTAAGTTTACATGATATAGGCGTTATTGATTTGCATTCAGGCATATCAGCTATTGTTTTGCAAAGTGGTGATAGTAATAATAACAATATATTAGAAGTTACTGAGAATTGGATTTATAAAGCAACTTATACTGTAACCCAAACTGATATTGATACGGGTAGTATCACTAATCAGGCTTCTGTAAACGGTACTGCACCTAATGCAACAATAATAACTGACCAATCTGGTGATTTAGCTACTAATGATGAACCAAATGTAATTCCAATTTGTTCTACAAATAGTATTGCTTTAGTCAAAACTGCAGTTATAGGAGGCGCTGGTGCTGTTGGTGATGTTATTACTTATACATTCGCAGTTACAAATACTGGTAATGCAACGATAACAAATATTATTATCACGGATATTACAGAACCATTAATTGGATTAACATTTACAAATAGTATAATAAGTGCACTTGCACCTGGAGTTACTAATAGTACAATAACTGGAACGTATATTATTACACAAACTGATATTAATTTAGGACATGTAACTAATTCCGCTTTAGCTGTGGGTCAAGATCCTAAAGGAAATGATGTGAGGGATATCTCTGGGACAACTATAGAGAATGATACTCCAACCATTACAACTTTAATTCAAAATCCTAGTTTAACAGTTATAAAAACGTCAAATACTGAATTTTATAGTTCGGTTGGTGATATAATCAATTATACTATTCAAGTAAAAAACACTGGAAATGTAACACTTCATCAAATAACTGTCACAGATCCACTAACTAGTTTGGATACAATTATTGAATTATTAGGTCCTGGTGAAACTCAAGAATTTAATCAAAATTATACAGTAACACAAAATGACAGAGAAACTGGATCAGTTACCAATGTAGCTAATGCAACTGGTTTCACTCCAAATGAGTCTTCAATAAGTGCGTCAGATACTGTAGTTGTGGAGGCTGCAATAGTCTTAGGTTGTGGAAGTATCACTGTTCATAATGCGTTTTCTCCTAATGGTGATGGTATAAATGAACTCTTTATCATCGACAATATTGATGATACTCTTTGTTATCCTGATAATACGGTAGAAATCTATAATCGTTGGGGAATCTTAGTTTTTGAAACAAGAAATTATGACAATGTGAATAGAGTCTTTAAAGGTTTTTCAGAAGGTCGTACAACAATTAGCCAGTCATCAGGATTACCTACAGGAACTTATTATTACATCCTGAGCTACTCTTCTATTGATGGTAATGGTGGTGTTCAAGTCAATAAAAAAGATGGGTATCTATACCTTACCAGATAA
- a CDS encoding OmpA family protein: MKNYIILYLSLISIFSFNGYSQKVELKAADKKYENFAYIDAIKTYERVAEKGYKSIDMFQKLGNAYYFNGELSNAAKWYTELFAMTSDLEPKYYYRYSQSLRSIGENDKANEILEKFNQISGNDSRGKLFVKNENYLDAIKANSGRYKVEDAGINSQYSDYGTTKYLDKIIFTSARDTGSISKRKHTWTNQYFTNLYATDVDKDMNPGIPSKFDENVNSKFNESTPAFTKDGKTMYFTRNNFLDGKKGKDGKQITLIKIYKAVLDNNKWSNIIELPFNSDSYSTAHPALSPDEKTLYFASDMPGTIGQSDLFKVEINEDGTYSTPENLGKTINTEGRETFPFINDENEIYFASDGHPGLGGLDIFVSKINLDGSFTEVQNVGSDVNSSKDDFAYWIDTNSRKGYFSSNRDGGPGYDDIYKFLELRKLACTQELYGKITDLVTSEALPNSKVSLFDNQFNLISEVISDEKGDYLFSVDCDKTYNVRAQKEEYATNELKIKISNENGRTNLPIPLEKAECKVTIGDDLGKCFGIKMIYFDLDKSNIRVEAALDLEKILDVLRQNPTMKLDIRSHTDSRQTFKYNEALSDRRSKSTINWLIKNGIDSSRLTGKGYGETQLVNKCSDGVKCTEEEHQMNRRSEFIITAL; the protein is encoded by the coding sequence ATGAAAAACTATATAATCCTTTACCTATCATTAATAAGTATTTTTTCTTTCAACGGTTATTCACAAAAAGTGGAATTAAAAGCCGCAGATAAAAAATATGAAAACTTTGCCTACATAGATGCTATAAAAACATATGAAAGAGTAGCTGAAAAAGGATACAAATCTATTGATATGTTTCAAAAGTTAGGAAATGCTTATTACTTTAATGGAGAACTAAGTAATGCTGCTAAATGGTATACCGAACTATTTGCGATGACATCTGATTTAGAACCAAAATATTATTACCGCTATTCTCAATCATTAAGATCAATTGGTGAGAATGATAAAGCAAATGAAATTTTAGAAAAATTTAATCAGATTTCAGGGAATGATTCAAGAGGTAAGTTATTTGTAAAAAACGAAAATTATCTTGACGCTATTAAGGCAAATTCAGGAAGATATAAAGTGGAAGATGCTGGAATAAATTCTCAATATTCAGATTACGGTACAACAAAATATCTAGACAAAATTATTTTCACTTCGGCTAGAGATACTGGAAGTATAAGTAAACGTAAACATACTTGGACTAATCAATATTTTACAAATCTGTATGCTACAGATGTTGATAAAGACATGAACCCTGGAATTCCAAGTAAATTTGATGAAAATGTAAATTCAAAATTTAATGAATCCACTCCTGCATTTACTAAAGATGGAAAAACGATGTATTTCACTAGAAATAATTTTCTAGATGGAAAAAAAGGAAAAGATGGTAAACAAATTACACTCATAAAAATATATAAAGCGGTATTAGATAATAACAAATGGTCCAATATAATCGAATTACCATTTAATAGTGATAGTTACAGTACTGCACACCCTGCATTAAGCCCAGATGAAAAAACGTTATATTTTGCTTCTGATATGCCAGGAACGATTGGTCAGTCTGATTTATTTAAAGTAGAAATTAATGAAGATGGAACTTATTCTACTCCAGAAAACTTAGGAAAAACAATAAACACTGAGGGCCGTGAAACCTTTCCTTTTATAAATGATGAAAATGAAATTTATTTTGCATCAGACGGTCATCCAGGATTAGGAGGATTAGATATTTTTGTTTCAAAAATAAATTTAGATGGCTCATTTACTGAAGTACAAAATGTAGGGTCAGATGTAAACTCTTCAAAGGATGATTTTGCTTATTGGATTGATACTAATTCAAGAAAAGGTTACTTTTCTTCAAATAGAGATGGAGGTCCAGGATATGACGATATTTATAAGTTCTTAGAATTAAGAAAATTAGCATGTACCCAAGAATTATATGGAAAAATTACTGATTTAGTAACTTCTGAAGCCCTTCCTAATTCAAAAGTCAGTTTATTTGACAATCAATTTAATCTAATTAGCGAAGTTATTTCTGATGAAAAAGGGGACTATTTATTTTCTGTTGATTGTGATAAAACCTATAATGTAAGAGCACAAAAAGAAGAATATGCAACTAATGAGTTGAAAATTAAAATTTCTAATGAAAACGGTAGAACAAACTTACCAATCCCTTTAGAAAAAGCAGAATGTAAAGTAACTATAGGTGATGATTTAGGAAAATGTTTTGGCATAAAAATGATTTATTTTGACTTAGATAAATCCAATATTAGAGTTGAGGCAGCTTTAGATTTAGAAAAAATTCTAGATGTACTTAGACAAAACCCTACAATGAAATTAGACATTCGTTCCCATACTGATAGTAGACAAACTTTTAAATATAACGAAGCCTTATCAGATAGGAGATCAAAATCTACTATAAATTGGTTAATAAAAAATGGAATTGATTCTAGTAGACTTACTGGTAAAGGATATGGAGAAACTCAATTGGTAAACAAATGTTCCGATGGAGTAAAATGTACCGAAGAAGAACACCAAATGAATAGACGTAGTGAATTCATTATTACTGCATTATAA